From Camelina sativa cultivar DH55 chromosome 7, Cs, whole genome shotgun sequence, one genomic window encodes:
- the LOC104705007 gene encoding putative protein TPRXL: MAENVGSDSSELGSITSSQQSYLKNCPFAGHEASPTNSDNTEILSNKISPAVVIKTPVLSFSSPTSLDSIKDDVFRTPPENASPSFAADSDPGVRFSEMKSHKGSNFKSPYSNAETTLLSSPPSENFRVSQSNSKSPSSTAATTPVSASPSGKVRALKEKSISPSSTAATTPGSPSPSGKVRVLGTNSKSPSSTAVTSPVSASPSGKVRILETNLKSPSSTAETTPVSAPPSEKVRVSESNSKSSSSTAETTPVSAPPSEKVKVLDTNRSFPFVANNGALKSPPGRVVNLGPSSATEGVSETEDSGEVIPFKEIIEALLRNSGEKLDERDENV; this comes from the coding sequence ATGGCGGAAAATGTTGGAAGCGACTCCAGCGAACTCGGGAGCATCACTTCTTCCCAGCAATCTTACCTCAAGAACTGTCCTTTCGCCGGCCACGAAGCTTCTCCGACGAATTCTGACAACACCGAGATCCTCAGTAACAAGATTTCGCCAGCGGTTGTTATAAAGACTCCGGTTCTCTCGTTTTCTTCTCCGACCAGCCTCGATTCCATCAAAGATGACGTATTTCGTACTCCTCCTGAGAACGCTTCTCCCTCCTTTGCCGCTGATTCGGATCCTGGAGTTAGGTTTTCTGAGATGAAATCTCATAAAGGTTCGAATTTTAAATCTCCGTATTCAAACGCCGAGACAacgcttctttcttctccaccgtcggaaaattttagggtttcgcaGTCGAATTCAAAGTCTCCGTCTTCTACGGCAGCGACGACCCCTGTTTCTGCTTCACCGTCGGGAAAAGTTAGGGCTTTGAAGGAGAAGTCGATCTCTCCGTCTTCTACAGCCGCGACGACGCCTGGTTCTCCTTCACCGTCGggaaaagttagggttttggggACGAATTCGAAATCTCCGTCTTCTACGGCCGTGACGTCCCCTGTTTCTGCTTCACCGTCGGGAAAAGTTAGGATTTTGGAGACGAATTTGAAATCACCGTCCTCGACGGCTGAGACGACGCCTGTTTCTGCTCCACCGTCGGAAAAAGTTAGGGTTTCGGAGTCGAATTCGAAATCTTCGTCTTCTACGGCTGAGACGACCCCTGTTTCTGCTCCACCGTCGGAAAAAGTTAAGGTCTTGGACACGAATCGTTCTTTTCCTTTTGTGGCTAATAATGGAGCTCTCAAGTCTCCTCCTGGGAGAGTTGTTAATCTCGGTCCTTCGTCTGCAACTGAAGGGGTCTCTGAAACGGAAGACTCTGGTGAAGTTATACCTTTCAAAGAAATTATTGAAGCCCTTCTTCGTAACAGTGGAGAGAAGCTtgatgaaagagatgaaaaCGTC